The Rattus norvegicus strain BN/NHsdMcwi chromosome 2, GRCr8, whole genome shotgun sequence nucleotide sequence TATCAGAATTCCCTAGTCAATAACCCAGATGGATATTGTGTGTCTCCCAGTGTCTTGGTGTTAGCATAAgtcttataattaaaaataaatgcagaCTTATTTTTCTGCCAGTCATGACTTTTAATGCTTTGCGGGAAAGGTACTGAGTAAACTTGCTGAAACTAAAAACTGCTATCGCTCTGGTGGCTtctggagacaaggtctctgtcCACGGTCCCCTTTCATGTAGTTCCACTGCTCGAACATGgccatgcaggtgctggtggTCTTCTGTATGGATTTGTAATGTGTCCAATTCCTCTTTGGTAGAGCTGGAGTGGACCAGAGAAGTTGCTGGCCTTAGATGAGCTCATCGATAGCTGTGAACCCACACAAGTGAAGCACATGATGCAAGTGATCGAGCCCCAGTTCCAGCGAGACTTCATCTCCTTGCTCCCCAAAGAGGTGAGTAAGGGCGGCCAGCTCACCTGCATGGATGCAGCACCCGCATGGCTGCTGTCCAGATACATAGCCATGCCTGTAAGCAGTGTCCTGCTCATCATGGCTTGACACTTTGGCAAACTGCTGTGGCTTTTTGGTACAGCTGTTACATAAAATGTGCTCATACCAAGGTGCTGCTTTCTTCCGCTTGGATAAAGTAAGGCTTCATGTGAAGTCGCCGAGTCTCTTCAGTTTTCCCTGGGTTATCTAAAGGCTGACTTTAGTTAGTTggtatgtttattatatatagtgGATGTTTTCAAAATTCTGGATTCACTAAGCaacaatattaattttgtttttattttgctaattATTTAATGCCCCTTCAAGACCAGTAATTTTATGATTGTTGTATTTCTCTGGTTATTacattatgtgattttttttaatatataaaaaatttttttaaagatttatttattatatgtaagtatacggtagctgtctttagacacaccagaagagggcatcagatgccaatatagatggttgtgagctaccatgtggttgctgggaatttaactcaggacctctgaagaacagtcagtgttctcaaccactgagccatctctccagcccccaatatataaaatttatctaTATGTTTTTATGGCATTTCTACTTATCATCCTTcgtcagagagaaagagagagagagacagagacagagaaagacacacacatacggagagagggagagagagagataccacAAAAAAATTGGATTCTTAGGCACTTAGTCATACAGCCATGTGTGGCTGATGGTTTAAATATAATGCACATATTGACATTAGACTTCATAGCTTAATTTTtatcaaaaggaagaaataatgtgATATTAGATAATGCCCCATAGTCCATATTTTCTCAAATTACTATACACATGTTATA carries:
- the Dear gene encoding dual endothelin-1/VEGF signal peptide receptor, translating into MSTFYVTAVPKSHSSLPKCQAMMSRTLLTGMAMYLDSSHAGAASMQVSWPPLLTSLGSKEMKSRWNWGSITCIMCFTCVGSQLSMSSSKASNFSGPLQLYQRGIGHITNPYRRPPAPAWPCSSSGTT